One window of the Rhodococcus sovatensis genome contains the following:
- a CDS encoding PucR family transcriptional regulator: MTWWQELEPNDILVPTDQPRPPLSVDASLLPHIGSDGLRWTHALATELAREYVDGGVPELSRSADFTRGLQMSTEANVLGLLRALISGGDHIETAQEALAFIDEAARRRVPMIAMLRGHQIGVQHWLRWCAPAIARHTDNAEQRAAALEQAVSVGVRFVDRISEQMIDEYERELQRRATSGAERRSAMVAAILAENIVDTAEASRILSYPLRGNHMAISLRGRANTSVQVDELEDTVQTFAAAVGARSVLTSATGLTTMDAWLAEPDTTRPPPATVGDCVDLGVGTVSSGMPGFVLSVRQAHRAMEVLQAVAPQESGRVIYFDRVRLASLMIDDLESTRSFIRDTLGPLAGPSERASELRGTLQAFFDADKSYVAVARSTHLHKNTVVQRIAKASEFAGRNVSAGIDVYVALTLIDLLGPE; this comes from the coding sequence ATGACGTGGTGGCAGGAGCTCGAACCCAATGACATTCTGGTGCCGACGGATCAACCCAGACCACCGCTGTCGGTCGATGCGTCTCTGCTGCCCCATATCGGGTCCGACGGCCTGCGATGGACGCACGCTCTGGCAACAGAGTTGGCGCGTGAATACGTAGACGGTGGCGTTCCCGAGCTGAGCCGAAGTGCCGACTTCACCCGTGGACTCCAAATGAGTACAGAAGCCAACGTTCTCGGTCTGTTGCGGGCGCTCATTTCGGGAGGCGACCACATCGAAACCGCGCAGGAGGCGCTGGCATTCATCGACGAAGCCGCGAGGCGAAGGGTACCGATGATCGCGATGCTGCGCGGCCATCAAATCGGGGTACAACATTGGTTGAGGTGGTGCGCACCGGCGATAGCGCGCCACACCGACAACGCTGAGCAACGTGCGGCCGCACTGGAACAGGCAGTGTCGGTCGGAGTGCGCTTCGTCGACCGCATCTCGGAACAGATGATCGACGAGTACGAAAGGGAATTGCAACGGCGAGCCACCAGCGGCGCTGAGCGGCGATCGGCGATGGTTGCCGCCATTCTCGCCGAGAACATTGTCGACACCGCCGAGGCATCGCGGATTTTGTCGTACCCATTGCGCGGGAACCACATGGCGATTTCGCTGCGCGGCCGCGCAAATACTTCCGTCCAGGTGGACGAGCTCGAGGACACGGTGCAGACTTTCGCCGCTGCGGTCGGAGCACGCTCAGTTCTGACCTCCGCGACAGGTTTGACCACTATGGACGCATGGCTTGCCGAACCTGACACGACACGGCCACCACCGGCTACTGTCGGTGACTGCGTCGATCTCGGTGTCGGAACCGTTTCATCCGGCATGCCTGGTTTTGTTCTGTCGGTTCGCCAAGCCCACAGAGCCATGGAAGTATTGCAGGCAGTCGCTCCCCAAGAATCCGGCAGGGTGATTTATTTCGATCGAGTACGCCTGGCCTCGTTGATGATCGACGATCTCGAGTCGACACGCTCGTTCATTCGCGACACCCTCGGACCTCTGGCCGGACCGAGTGAGCGCGCGAGCGAACTACGAGGAACACTGCAAGCATTCTTCGACGCCGACAAAAGCTACGTCGCCGTCGCGCGCTCGACACACCTCCACAAAAACACGGTGGTCCAGCGTATTGCGAAAGCCTCCGAATTTGCGGGCCGTAACGTGTCGGCAGGCATCGACGTCTATGTCGCGCTGACTTTGATAGACCTACTCGGACCCGAATGA
- a CDS encoding cytochrome P450: MGADDVQLPFAMITTADPPIHTALRARLLKDMAPPRLRKMRSQVEAIVEECIAALPESGSIDLYDSFVQYVPTRVLYAVIGIPEPRWNEVEKWADVIVATLPEPAHELPEFGALTSYLAQLIDDRRARPHERHDDVLDNLCFAAPNEREMSTPELIAHLLQLLGAATDTTRALIVNCLFRLLNHREQWESVLDDRSKLTNAIEESLRFDSPAQFMVRTVVQSVSVGSCPIEPDKKVYLNIQSANHDEERWGEDSMTYRADRPNASGHLAFGRGIHACIGAPLARIEAWVAVNALLDKYPNMTLEPDAKWIKCDGALVRRPQMLPVLLTKAGTR; this comes from the coding sequence GTGGGAGCAGATGATGTACAGCTTCCATTCGCCATGATCACCACTGCGGACCCGCCGATACACACTGCGCTTCGCGCCCGCCTGCTCAAGGACATGGCCCCGCCGCGGCTTCGCAAGATGAGATCGCAGGTCGAGGCAATCGTGGAGGAATGCATAGCAGCGCTTCCCGAGTCGGGATCTATCGACCTGTACGACAGTTTTGTGCAGTACGTACCCACTCGAGTTTTGTACGCCGTGATCGGTATCCCAGAACCGAGATGGAACGAAGTCGAGAAATGGGCGGATGTAATCGTGGCGACGTTGCCGGAACCGGCTCACGAGCTACCCGAGTTCGGTGCGTTGACGAGCTACTTGGCCCAACTGATCGATGACCGTCGAGCGAGACCTCACGAACGGCACGACGACGTTCTCGACAACCTATGCTTCGCCGCGCCGAACGAGAGGGAGATGTCGACGCCGGAACTTATTGCTCACTTGCTGCAGCTACTGGGCGCAGCAACGGACACGACGCGTGCCCTGATCGTCAATTGCTTGTTTCGTCTCCTGAACCATCGTGAGCAATGGGAGAGCGTTCTCGATGACCGCTCAAAGCTGACCAACGCTATCGAGGAGTCGCTGCGCTTCGATTCGCCCGCCCAATTCATGGTTCGAACCGTGGTTCAGTCGGTGTCTGTCGGTTCTTGTCCCATCGAACCGGACAAGAAGGTCTATCTGAACATTCAATCTGCAAACCATGACGAGGAGCGATGGGGTGAGGATTCCATGACATATCGCGCCGATCGTCCGAACGCATCCGGGCATTTAGCTTTCGGCCGAGGCATTCACGCGTGCATCGGTGCGCCCTTGGCGCGCATCGAGGCATGGGTAGCTGTTAACGCTTTACTGGATAAGTATCCCAATATGACACTCGAACCTGACGCGAAATGGATCAAATGCGACGGCGCACTGGTGCGACGACCACAGATGTTGCCGGTGCTGTTGACGAAGGCGGGAACCCGATGA
- a CDS encoding ferredoxin, producing the protein MKIELDRERCEGHGICEVAAPAFFSLDDDGDLTVLRDDVSDGDIPSVQAAALGCPVAALLLE; encoded by the coding sequence ATGAAGATCGAACTCGACCGTGAACGCTGCGAAGGTCACGGCATATGCGAGGTGGCTGCACCCGCTTTCTTCTCTCTGGACGATGACGGTGACTTGACGGTTCTGCGGGACGACGTTTCGGACGGGGACATACCCTCTGTTCAGGCTGCCGCGCTCGGATGTCCGGTTGCCGCACTACTTCTCGAGTAG
- a CDS encoding NAD(P)/FAD-dependent oxidoreductase translates to MTPNHIVVIGGSLAGARALEAARRLGFAGRLTLVGAEAHVPYDRPPLSKDFLDADKASAIPYFSGAEDMAKRLDVQLLLGKAATGIDLTHRKLRIDESTLDYDAALIATGASARALSTPPNLNGVSTLRTVDDAQRVRAAMDRGARVVVIGAGFIGSEVASAVRKRGSQVTMIEALPVPLARAVGRTAGQWLSAVHARHGTELICGVAVDAVVGNDTVEGVLLADGRSIPADLVVVGIGAIPATDWLADSGLDIENGILCDATMRAADSVWAAGDVSRWYSQDFKMHLRVEHWTNAADQGAHAMRNLLDPAHATPYRHIPYFWSDWYGHRIQLAGLAVGEPTVVAGDTSTDKFVALFRDGERLVGALCLNRRADVMRYRALIAEGGSWTDGLELARQRNAVVSANA, encoded by the coding sequence ATGACCCCGAACCACATTGTCGTGATCGGTGGCTCGCTTGCCGGCGCGCGCGCACTGGAGGCTGCACGACGTCTCGGCTTCGCCGGTCGACTCACCCTCGTTGGTGCCGAAGCGCATGTGCCCTATGACCGTCCTCCGCTGTCCAAGGACTTCCTCGACGCAGACAAAGCGTCAGCAATTCCCTACTTCAGCGGCGCAGAAGATATGGCGAAAAGGCTTGATGTGCAGCTCTTACTCGGTAAAGCGGCCACAGGAATCGATCTCACACACCGGAAACTTCGGATCGATGAGTCGACCCTCGACTACGATGCCGCCTTGATTGCAACGGGTGCCAGCGCACGAGCGCTGTCCACTCCGCCGAATCTTAATGGCGTGTCGACACTGCGTACCGTTGATGACGCCCAGCGGGTCAGAGCCGCGATGGACCGGGGAGCGCGAGTTGTGGTCATCGGTGCCGGGTTCATTGGCTCGGAGGTGGCTTCGGCAGTCCGAAAGAGAGGGAGCCAGGTCACTATGATCGAAGCTCTTCCCGTACCTCTGGCCCGCGCAGTCGGGCGCACGGCCGGTCAGTGGTTGAGCGCTGTGCACGCGCGACATGGAACTGAGCTAATTTGCGGGGTAGCAGTCGATGCTGTTGTAGGCAACGACACCGTCGAGGGTGTTCTACTCGCAGACGGCCGGTCCATACCTGCAGACCTGGTGGTTGTCGGAATCGGCGCGATCCCCGCAACCGATTGGCTCGCGGACTCCGGACTCGATATCGAAAACGGTATTCTCTGCGACGCGACCATGCGCGCCGCAGATTCGGTGTGGGCTGCGGGGGACGTATCACGCTGGTACAGCCAGGATTTCAAAATGCACCTGCGTGTCGAGCATTGGACCAATGCGGCTGACCAAGGTGCCCACGCGATGCGAAACTTGTTGGACCCTGCCCACGCTACACCGTACCGGCACATCCCCTATTTCTGGTCCGACTGGTATGGACATCGAATTCAGCTAGCCGGCCTTGCCGTGGGAGAACCCACCGTCGTCGCAGGGGACACCTCGACGGACAAGTTCGTTGCCCTGTTCAGGGATGGTGAACGTCTTGTCGGGGCTCTTTGCCTGAATCGTCGTGCCGATGTCATGAGGTATCGCGCTCTCATCGCTGAAGGGGGATCCTGGACCGACGGTCTGGAACTGGCGCGTCAGCGAAACGCAGTCGTTTCCGCGAATGCGTAA
- a CDS encoding FAD-binding oxidoreductase, with amino-acid sequence MNTDQSDVIVVGAGALGASTALHLVKAGVENVVLVDKDGPGSGTSKAGAGFVGPLAAGWDAGWGRSELDVEYFSIDFYSDLATRHDIDFRHSGHLYIARDADAWKHVAKFHDTDTVPDSQLVEPDEIRAVTKGFLDGSSFHRAVFQPSAVQLSAGKAARAIAAEFATLGGRVESRRPVTGLIKIGNAVTGVETEHGPLYADKVVVAGGSWSNTILGGDYFLPQVPLVLSRMITEPLNVPANFPALNFAGYSDDGSGLLWVREDCGRLNWGMSYPDYPRDDLVDNPIPDRFDDIRLDGIFQVRRASQSLTHLMPGLATDKFWVAHGAPCLTPDRRALIGPIDERPGLYVVGGCNGVGIQHGPGWGKVAAEIVTGATPFVDARPWNANRFGGLYSTNRDVFLALSARSGPMTHV; translated from the coding sequence GTGAATACTGATCAATCGGATGTAATCGTGGTCGGTGCGGGGGCACTGGGCGCCTCGACCGCTCTTCATCTGGTCAAAGCAGGCGTCGAGAACGTCGTCCTGGTGGATAAGGACGGGCCCGGATCCGGCACGTCGAAGGCCGGAGCGGGGTTCGTAGGGCCACTCGCCGCTGGCTGGGATGCCGGATGGGGGCGATCCGAGCTCGACGTCGAGTATTTCAGCATCGATTTCTATTCCGACCTCGCCACCCGACATGACATCGATTTCCGGCACAGCGGCCACCTATACATCGCACGAGACGCAGACGCGTGGAAGCACGTCGCAAAGTTCCACGACACCGACACCGTCCCGGACAGTCAGCTGGTCGAACCCGACGAAATACGAGCCGTGACCAAGGGGTTTCTGGATGGCAGCTCGTTTCACCGCGCAGTATTCCAACCGAGCGCTGTACAGCTGTCCGCGGGAAAAGCTGCGCGGGCGATCGCAGCCGAATTCGCGACCCTCGGCGGCCGGGTGGAGTCACGACGACCGGTGACCGGATTGATCAAAATTGGCAATGCCGTCACCGGCGTGGAAACCGAGCACGGACCGCTGTACGCGGACAAAGTCGTTGTCGCGGGTGGGTCATGGAGCAATACCATTCTCGGGGGCGATTACTTCCTCCCCCAGGTTCCGCTCGTTCTCTCCCGCATGATTACCGAACCTCTGAACGTGCCCGCAAATTTCCCCGCCCTGAATTTCGCCGGCTACAGCGACGACGGCAGTGGCCTTTTGTGGGTACGCGAAGACTGTGGACGCCTCAATTGGGGAATGTCATACCCGGACTATCCTCGGGACGATCTGGTCGACAACCCGATTCCGGACCGCTTCGACGATATTCGCTTGGACGGGATCTTCCAGGTGCGGCGAGCCTCCCAGAGCCTGACACATCTCATGCCTGGGTTGGCAACTGACAAGTTCTGGGTGGCACACGGTGCACCATGTCTGACACCGGATCGACGCGCGCTGATCGGTCCGATCGACGAGCGGCCGGGCTTGTACGTAGTGGGCGGATGCAACGGAGTTGGGATTCAACATGGGCCAGGGTGGGGCAAGGTCGCAGCGGAGATAGTGACTGGCGCTACTCCCTTCGTCGATGCGCGCCCGTGGAACGCCAACAGGTTCGGCGGACTGTACTCGACAAACCGAGATGTTTTTCTTGCGCTGTCGGCCCGATCCGGGCCGATGACCCACGTATAA
- a CDS encoding NAD-dependent succinate-semialdehyde dehydrogenase, producing MPDYAVVNPRTGENLADYPIATSDEVDKAVARASAAYGRWGRVSSVAERTEMLRHVARLHRERREFLADTMHREMGKPIAEALDEVDYCAAIYDFYADNAERFLADEQIELPEGEGSALIRRTSVGPLLGIMPWNFPCYQIARFAAPNLAAGNTVLIKPAPQCPESAVALEQLARDAGFPDGAYVNVFASNEQVETIIADARVQGVSLTGSERAGAAVAEIAGRNLKKVVLELGGSDPFILLSTDDLAASVQAAVGARAYNTGQVCNAGKRFIVIEALYNDFVAAFTAELASVSMSNPLSSKGAADNLADQVRRAVDGGAVVQSAGEPNGAFYPASVLTSVESGNEIYREELFGPVAMVFTVTSEQEAIALANDTPFGLGSYVFTTDPEQAQRVADQLDVGMVFINGVGSDGVEMPFGGVKRSGFGRELGKYGIEEFLNKKLIRTVR from the coding sequence ATGCCTGACTATGCAGTTGTGAATCCGCGGACGGGCGAGAATCTCGCGGACTATCCGATCGCCACGTCCGACGAAGTGGACAAAGCGGTGGCGCGCGCATCGGCCGCGTATGGGCGGTGGGGACGCGTCAGCAGTGTGGCAGAACGAACCGAAATGCTACGTCATGTCGCGCGATTGCATCGCGAACGTCGAGAATTTTTGGCGGACACCATGCATCGCGAAATGGGAAAACCGATCGCCGAAGCATTGGACGAGGTCGACTACTGCGCCGCGATCTACGACTTCTACGCAGACAACGCTGAACGGTTCTTGGCGGACGAGCAGATCGAGCTGCCGGAGGGCGAAGGGTCGGCCCTGATTCGCCGCACTTCCGTCGGTCCTCTTCTCGGCATAATGCCGTGGAACTTCCCGTGCTATCAAATTGCACGGTTCGCAGCCCCCAACCTGGCGGCAGGAAACACCGTACTCATCAAGCCTGCGCCCCAATGCCCCGAGTCCGCTGTGGCCCTCGAGCAATTGGCCAGGGACGCAGGCTTTCCCGACGGGGCGTACGTCAACGTATTCGCGTCGAACGAACAGGTCGAGACCATCATCGCCGATGCTCGGGTGCAGGGCGTGTCGCTGACCGGGTCCGAACGGGCAGGCGCAGCAGTGGCGGAGATTGCCGGACGCAATCTCAAGAAGGTGGTACTCGAACTCGGCGGTTCCGACCCATTCATCCTCCTCAGCACCGATGACCTCGCTGCCTCAGTGCAGGCTGCGGTTGGTGCACGCGCATACAACACCGGACAGGTATGTAACGCAGGTAAGCGGTTCATCGTCATCGAGGCGCTGTACAACGACTTCGTCGCAGCGTTCACAGCCGAACTTGCTTCGGTGTCGATGTCGAACCCGCTGTCGTCGAAAGGTGCCGCCGACAACCTTGCCGATCAAGTGCGACGGGCGGTCGACGGCGGTGCGGTCGTCCAGTCCGCAGGCGAGCCGAACGGTGCCTTCTACCCGGCATCGGTGCTCACCTCGGTGGAGTCGGGGAACGAAATCTATCGCGAAGAATTGTTCGGGCCCGTGGCCATGGTCTTCACGGTCACGTCCGAACAGGAGGCGATCGCGCTCGCTAACGACACCCCATTCGGTCTCGGATCTTATGTCTTCACAACCGATCCGGAGCAAGCGCAGCGCGTCGCCGACCAACTCGACGTCGGGATGGTTTTCATCAACGGAGTCGGTTCCGATGGGGTCGAGATGCCGTTCGGCGGAGTGAAACGGTCAGGATTCGGGCGCGAGCTCGGGAAATATGGAATCGAGGAATTCCTGAACAAGAAACTCATCAGAACTGTTCGCTGA
- a CDS encoding zinc-binding dehydrogenase produces MTIISAAAVFNPSDSALRMTELTVRAPRRGEVLVRIKSACVCHSDLHMIDGDWEKDSKRYVGGHEAAGVIEQLGDGTTGVQTGDHVVLSWFAACGTCRKCAAGKPWLCSDASAGAHQLPDGTTATTDVDGEPTWPVLGLGAFSQFVVVPMSAVVVVPRTLPFEVAALIGCAVTTGIGAVIHTAEVEFGSAAVVIGCGGVGQSVIMGLSMIGADPIIAVDLDPDRRVMAEALGATLTLDGADPELRTKIFEATDGGADYVFEAVGLESTIQSSPDLLTSGGAVVLVGMTPAGVTARIDPLDLTDRSKRIIGCHYGSGNPAVDFPLMARMYASGKLPLDRLIGSVRPLSEINEALADLKNATGLRTVLVP; encoded by the coding sequence ATGACGATCATCAGTGCAGCGGCAGTATTCAACCCATCCGACTCGGCGCTCCGAATGACCGAGCTGACAGTGCGCGCCCCACGACGCGGGGAGGTGCTGGTTCGCATCAAATCTGCCTGCGTCTGTCACTCCGATCTGCACATGATCGACGGTGACTGGGAGAAAGATTCGAAACGATACGTCGGCGGCCACGAGGCAGCGGGTGTGATCGAACAACTCGGTGATGGAACCACCGGCGTACAGACCGGTGATCACGTCGTTCTGTCCTGGTTCGCAGCGTGCGGCACGTGTCGAAAATGCGCAGCCGGGAAGCCCTGGCTGTGTTCGGATGCGTCCGCCGGCGCACACCAGCTGCCCGACGGCACCACCGCCACGACCGATGTGGACGGAGAACCCACGTGGCCCGTGCTCGGTCTCGGTGCGTTCTCGCAGTTCGTGGTCGTGCCGATGTCGGCGGTCGTAGTGGTGCCGAGGACGTTACCGTTCGAGGTGGCTGCGCTCATCGGGTGCGCCGTCACGACCGGCATCGGTGCCGTCATACACACCGCCGAGGTCGAGTTCGGCAGTGCTGCAGTCGTTATCGGATGTGGAGGCGTAGGCCAGTCCGTGATCATGGGCCTGTCGATGATCGGCGCGGATCCGATCATCGCCGTCGACCTCGACCCCGACCGACGTGTGATGGCCGAGGCACTGGGAGCAACTCTGACTCTCGACGGAGCCGATCCCGAACTGAGGACAAAGATTTTCGAGGCCACAGACGGCGGAGCCGACTACGTCTTCGAGGCGGTCGGGTTGGAGTCGACGATCCAATCCTCACCGGATCTACTGACCTCGGGTGGAGCCGTCGTACTGGTCGGGATGACACCCGCCGGCGTGACCGCACGAATCGATCCTCTTGACCTCACCGATCGGAGCAAGCGGATCATCGGGTGCCACTACGGGTCGGGCAATCCTGCAGTCGACTTCCCGCTGATGGCCCGAATGTACGCGAGCGGGAAACTACCGCTCGATCGACTCATCGGGAGTGTTCGGCCGTTATCGGAGATCAACGAGGCGTTGGCCGATCTGAAGAATGCAACCGGCCTGCGCACCGTACTCGTACCCTGA
- a CDS encoding NAD-dependent succinate-semialdehyde dehydrogenase: MNSTMGEPMPGYATTDPTTCTRILEFRLHSDGEVDSRVRKAQAAYRRSTESDVTERAASLIRTARLYRKNAERLAALSVLEIGKPVSQAMAEVELAASIYEYYGTAGPAMLADEPVTAEEGRAIIRTAPIGVVLGVMPWNLPYYQAARFVAPNLLLGNSVLLKHAECCPQQALEIAILLRDAGLPSGRFTNLFLSHRQVADLVADPLVRGVSLTGSERAGVAIGELAGKHVKKAVLELGGSDPFIVLPSADLTLAVDVGTAGRFGNAGQTCTSAKRIIVHEDIWDEFLLSFVDKAASWTTGDPADPRTRLGPMASRSARNALEDQVGDAIGKGATVHLGGVVPDGPGSFYPATVMSDVTAGMRAYREELFGPVAVLYRARSTEHAIEIANDTPYGLGGAVFTTDEHEAAFVADKLDVGMVGINKMIKSAPALPFGGVKNSGIGRELGRFGVDEFSNKKLIHNASHATDRIGSAHT, encoded by the coding sequence ATGAATTCGACAATGGGCGAGCCGATGCCGGGCTACGCCACTACCGATCCGACGACGTGCACACGCATTCTCGAGTTCCGTCTCCACTCGGATGGCGAAGTGGATTCGCGAGTGCGAAAGGCGCAGGCGGCATACCGACGGTCGACCGAGTCCGATGTTACGGAGCGGGCGGCGAGTCTGATCAGAACTGCGCGACTTTATCGGAAGAACGCGGAAAGACTGGCCGCGCTGTCGGTTCTGGAGATCGGAAAACCTGTCAGTCAGGCCATGGCCGAGGTGGAGTTGGCTGCGTCGATCTACGAATACTACGGAACCGCAGGTCCCGCAATGCTGGCCGACGAGCCGGTGACGGCGGAGGAGGGTCGCGCGATCATCAGGACCGCGCCGATCGGAGTTGTTCTCGGCGTGATGCCGTGGAACCTGCCGTACTATCAGGCTGCACGGTTCGTTGCACCGAATCTCCTGTTGGGCAACAGTGTTCTACTCAAACATGCGGAATGCTGTCCACAACAAGCCCTCGAGATCGCGATACTTCTGCGTGATGCAGGCCTTCCATCGGGGAGATTCACCAACCTCTTTCTCTCCCATCGTCAAGTTGCAGATCTGGTGGCTGACCCACTTGTTCGTGGTGTCTCCCTCACCGGTTCCGAACGCGCAGGCGTCGCTATCGGGGAGTTGGCGGGCAAGCATGTCAAGAAGGCCGTTCTCGAACTGGGCGGCTCCGACCCGTTCATCGTCCTACCGAGTGCAGATCTGACACTCGCCGTCGATGTGGGCACTGCAGGGCGCTTCGGCAACGCCGGTCAAACATGTACCTCAGCAAAGCGAATCATCGTGCACGAGGATATCTGGGATGAATTCTTGCTTTCCTTCGTGGATAAAGCCGCATCATGGACGACCGGGGATCCGGCCGACCCGAGGACACGGCTCGGCCCGATGGCATCGCGATCGGCCCGGAACGCTCTCGAGGACCAAGTGGGCGACGCAATCGGCAAGGGGGCCACTGTTCATCTCGGAGGCGTCGTGCCCGACGGCCCGGGATCGTTCTATCCGGCCACTGTGATGTCCGATGTCACCGCGGGTATGCGTGCCTACCGCGAGGAACTGTTCGGGCCGGTGGCTGTGCTGTACCGAGCGCGCTCCACCGAACACGCGATCGAGATCGCGAACGACACCCCCTACGGGTTGGGCGGAGCCGTATTCACCACTGACGAACACGAGGCAGCTTTCGTTGCGGACAAACTCGACGTTGGGATGGTGGGTATCAACAAGATGATAAAATCCGCGCCTGCGCTTCCCTTCGGTGGAGTGAAGAACTCCGGTATCGGACGAGAACTCGGCCGGTTCGGAGTCGACGAATTCTCGAACAAGAAACTCATCCACAACGCATCCCATGCGACAGATCGGATCGGTAGCGCCCACACATGA
- a CDS encoding aspartate aminotransferase family protein: protein MTELSAGIVSTQEPEDAGTTPDAPPTSVLYRELLQNYKNIVASEGVYLTDSTGRRYIDAVGGTAVNIIGHGVSEISARVADNWDSTSFVYSAFMTNPWQEELARKLASITPIEDGRVFFTSGGSEANESAVKLARQYHLDCGRASKWKVISRTASYHGNTLAMLALSGRPTWSARYSPYLDSSPKIAAAYCYRCPFSLSHPQCGIRCAEDLERVILQEGPDTVSAFLVEPISGSSLAGAVPVEGYYERIQEICRKYDVLFIADEVLTGYGRTGRTFAIEHWDVTPDIVTVGKGLGSGYTPIAACVASGAIVDKIRSVSGQFVHGFTYGGMPMACAIGVQVFDYIQEHSLFELASTRGDYLRARLEELAPTIPAIGDIRGLGLLQGVEIVGNPKTRQPFSPDRKIASRIVREAEARGVLFREGTPGANAGKDGDQIQISPPFVISPNEIDEMVSVLGDSIRTVLAEEAEALT from the coding sequence GTGACGGAACTGTCTGCTGGAATCGTGTCCACGCAGGAACCGGAGGACGCGGGGACAACTCCTGATGCCCCGCCTACGTCCGTTCTCTACCGTGAACTGCTCCAGAACTACAAGAACATCGTTGCGTCGGAGGGCGTCTACCTGACCGACTCCACCGGTCGGCGGTACATCGATGCCGTCGGTGGCACGGCCGTGAACATCATCGGCCACGGGGTATCGGAAATCTCCGCTCGAGTTGCCGACAACTGGGACAGCACGAGCTTCGTCTATTCGGCCTTCATGACAAACCCGTGGCAGGAAGAACTGGCGCGCAAACTGGCGTCGATCACGCCAATCGAAGACGGTCGAGTGTTCTTCACTTCGGGTGGTTCGGAGGCCAACGAGTCGGCAGTCAAGCTTGCCCGCCAGTACCACCTCGATTGCGGGCGCGCATCGAAGTGGAAGGTGATCAGTAGAACAGCCAGCTATCACGGAAACACACTCGCGATGCTGGCATTGTCCGGCCGCCCGACGTGGTCGGCTCGCTACTCGCCGTACCTCGACAGCAGCCCCAAGATTGCTGCGGCATACTGCTACCGGTGCCCGTTCTCGCTTTCTCACCCCCAGTGCGGTATTCGATGCGCTGAGGACCTCGAACGGGTGATACTCCAAGAAGGACCCGACACGGTATCCGCATTCCTGGTCGAGCCGATTTCGGGTTCGTCTCTCGCCGGTGCCGTCCCGGTCGAGGGCTACTACGAGCGCATCCAGGAAATCTGCCGCAAATACGATGTGCTGTTCATCGCCGATGAGGTTCTCACCGGATATGGCCGAACCGGAAGAACATTTGCGATCGAGCACTGGGACGTGACCCCGGACATCGTCACGGTGGGCAAGGGTTTGGGATCGGGATACACCCCGATCGCCGCGTGTGTTGCAAGCGGCGCCATCGTCGACAAGATTCGTTCTGTGTCAGGCCAATTCGTACACGGTTTCACGTACGGCGGTATGCCGATGGCATGTGCGATCGGTGTCCAGGTCTTCGACTATATACAGGAACATAGTCTGTTCGAGCTGGCGTCGACGCGCGGGGACTATCTCAGGGCACGCCTCGAAGAACTCGCGCCTACCATCCCTGCCATTGGCGACATTCGCGGGCTCGGGTTGCTGCAAGGAGTGGAGATAGTTGGCAATCCGAAGACGCGCCAACCATTTTCGCCGGACCGAAAGATCGCCAGCCGGATTGTTCGGGAGGCGGAAGCGAGAGGAGTGCTGTTCCGCGAGGGGACTCCCGGCGCCAACGCGGGCAAGGACGGAGACCAGATCCAGATCTCGCCCCCGTTCGTCATCTCCCCCAACGAGATCGATGAAATGGTCTCCGTTCTCGGCGATTCCATCCGAACCGTTCTCGCCGAAGAAGCCGAAGCCCTGACATGA